A DNA window from Staphylococcus warneri contains the following coding sequences:
- a CDS encoding acetate kinase has translation MSKLILAINAGSSSLKFQLIRMPEEKTVTKGVVERIGMDDSIFTILVEGEKLTEVRDIKDHEEAVNLMLEKFKEHHIIEDINEIQGTGHRVVHGGETFPKSVVVTDEVEQQIEALSELAPLHNPANLMGIRAFRKLLPDIPHVAVFDTSFHQTMPEQAYLYSLPYRYYEDYGIRKYGFHGTSHKYVSRRAAEILGKPIEDLRIISCHIGNGASIAAIDGGESIDTSMGFTPLAGVTMGTRSGNLDPALIPYIMEKTGKNADEVLNILNKESGLLGITGTSSDLRDLTEEAKHGRHRARVALDLFASKIHKYIGSYAARMHGVDVIVFTAGIGENSHIIRGKVLEGLEFMGVYWDPKKNENLHGEEGDINYPHSPVKVLVVPTDEEVMISRDVIKYGGLETEETSSDENVESK, from the coding sequence ATGTCAAAATTAATTTTGGCGATTAATGCTGGTAGTTCATCTTTGAAATTCCAGCTTATTAGAATGCCTGAAGAAAAAACAGTAACAAAAGGCGTAGTAGAAAGAATTGGTATGGACGATTCTATTTTTACAATTCTTGTTGAAGGGGAAAAATTAACTGAAGTCAGAGATATTAAAGATCATGAAGAAGCAGTTAACTTGATGTTAGAGAAATTTAAAGAACATCACATTATCGAAGATATCAATGAGATTCAAGGTACAGGTCACCGAGTAGTGCACGGTGGTGAAACATTCCCTAAATCAGTAGTTGTGACTGATGAAGTTGAACAGCAAATTGAGGCATTAAGTGAACTAGCACCATTGCATAACCCTGCCAATTTAATGGGTATTAGAGCATTTAGAAAGTTATTACCTGATATCCCACACGTTGCTGTTTTTGATACATCTTTCCACCAAACTATGCCTGAACAAGCATATTTATATAGCTTGCCATATCGTTATTATGAAGATTATGGTATCCGTAAATATGGTTTCCATGGCACTAGTCATAAATATGTATCACGACGTGCTGCAGAAATATTAGGTAAACCAATTGAAGATTTACGTATTATTTCATGTCATATTGGTAACGGTGCTTCAATCGCTGCTATTGATGGCGGAGAGTCAATTGATACGTCAATGGGATTCACACCATTAGCAGGTGTTACTATGGGTACACGTTCAGGTAACTTAGATCCAGCTTTAATTCCATATATTATGGAAAAAACTGGTAAAAATGCTGATGAAGTACTTAATATCTTAAATAAAGAATCTGGTTTATTAGGTATTACTGGTACTTCAAGTGACTTACGTGATTTAACGGAAGAAGCTAAACATGGTCGTCATAGAGCGCGTGTAGCACTTGATTTATTTGCTTCTAAAATTCATAAATACATCGGTTCATATGCCGCAAGAATGCACGGTGTAGATGTCATTGTATTTACAGCAGGAATAGGTGAAAACTCTCATATTATTCGTGGTAAAGTATTAGAAGGCTTAGAATTTATGGGCGTTTATTGGGATCCTAAGAAAAATGAAAACCTCCATGGTGAAGAAGGAGATATTAACTATCCACATTCACCTGTTAAAGTACTTGTAGTACCTACAGATGAAGAAGTAATGATATCTAGAGATGTTATTAAATATGGTGGTTTAGAAACTGAAGAAACATCTTCAGATGAAAACGTTGAATCAAAATAG
- the tpx gene encoding thiol peroxidase, which yields MTEITFKNNPVTLSGQQVNEGDVAPNFTVLDNDLNQKSLDDYANKKKLISVVPSIDTGVCDQQTRKFNEEASQEDGVVLTISVDLPFAQKRWCASNGLDNVVTLSDHRDLSFGENFGVVMEGMRLLARSVFVLDQDNKVVYKEIVSEGTNFPDFEKALEAYQNL from the coding sequence ATGACTGAAATTACATTTAAAAATAACCCGGTAACATTATCAGGACAACAAGTGAATGAAGGAGATGTTGCCCCAAATTTCACAGTACTAGATAACGATTTAAATCAAAAATCTTTAGATGACTATGCTAATAAGAAAAAATTGATTAGTGTTGTTCCATCAATCGATACTGGTGTATGTGATCAACAAACACGTAAATTTAATGAAGAAGCATCACAAGAAGATGGTGTTGTATTAACAATTTCAGTTGACCTACCATTTGCACAAAAAAGATGGTGTGCATCTAATGGCTTAGATAATGTAGTGACATTAAGCGACCATAGAGATTTATCATTTGGTGAAAACTTTGGTGTAGTTATGGAAGGAATGCGATTATTAGCGCGCTCCGTTTTCGTACTAGATCAAGACAACAAAGTGGTATATAAAGAAATTGTAAGTGAAGGTACAAACTTCCCAGATTTCGAAAAAGCTTTAGAAGCATATCAAAATTTATAA
- a CDS encoding GAF domain-containing protein, whose amino-acid sequence MSDIKNTNYDLLQKQLISLIEDESNLIAILSNTSALLNDHLDQVNWVGFYLIENNELILGPFQGHPACVHIQIGKGVCGTAVSNNETQVVKDVHQFPGHIACDANSNSEIVIPIHKDNKIIGVLDIDAPIKSRFNDEDRKELEKVVSIIENQIK is encoded by the coding sequence ATGTCAGACATCAAAAACACAAATTATGACTTACTACAAAAACAACTCATTAGCTTAATAGAGGATGAATCAAATTTAATAGCGATATTGAGTAATACATCTGCACTTCTCAATGATCACTTAGACCAAGTTAATTGGGTTGGTTTTTACTTAATTGAAAATAACGAACTGATTTTAGGTCCTTTCCAAGGTCATCCTGCTTGTGTACATATCCAAATTGGTAAGGGAGTTTGTGGTACAGCAGTCTCTAATAATGAAACACAAGTTGTTAAAGATGTCCACCAATTTCCTGGACACATTGCCTGCGATGCAAATAGTAATTCTGAAATTGTCATTCCAATACATAAGGACAATAAAATTATTGGTGTTTTAGATATTGATGCGCCAATAAAAAGCAGATTTAATGATGAAGACCGCAAAGAATTAGAAAAAGTGGTTTCAATCATAGAAAACCAAATTAAATAG
- the rpsD gene encoding 30S ribosomal protein S4, whose protein sequence is MARFRGSNWKKSRRLGISLSGTGKELEKRPYAPGQHGPNQRKKLSEYGLQLREKQKLRYLYGMTERQFRNTFDIAAKQYGVHGENFMILLASRLDAVVYSLGLARTRRQARQLVNHGHIEVDGRRVDIPSYSLKPGQEIAVREKSQKLNIITESVEINNFVPEYLNFDADSLKGTFVRFPERSELPAEINEQLIVEYYSR, encoded by the coding sequence ATGGCTCGATTCAGAGGTTCAAACTGGAAAAAATCTCGTCGCTTAGGTATTTCTTTAAGCGGTACAGGTAAAGAATTAGAAAAACGTCCTTACGCACCAGGACAACATGGTCCAAACCAACGTAAAAAATTATCAGAATATGGTTTACAATTACGTGAAAAACAAAAATTACGTTACTTATATGGAATGACAGAACGTCAATTCCGTAACACATTTGACATCGCTGCTAAACAATACGGTGTACATGGTGAAAACTTCATGATTTTACTTGCTAGTCGTTTAGACGCAGTAGTTTACTCATTAGGTTTAGCACGTACTCGTCGTCAAGCACGTCAATTAGTTAACCATGGTCATATCGAAGTTGATGGCCGTCGTGTAGACATTCCATCATATTCATTAAAACCTGGTCAAGAAATCGCTGTTCGTGAAAAATCTCAAAAATTAAATATCATTACTGAGTCTGTTGAAATCAACAACTTTGTTCCTGAATATTTAAACTTTGATGCAGACAGCTTAAAAGGAACTTTCGTTCGTTTCCCTGAACGTAGCGAGTTACCAGCTGAAATCAATGAACAATTAATCGTTGAGTACTACTCAAGATAA
- a CDS encoding cysteine desulfurase family protein, with protein sequence MIYLDNAATTKVDPSVLNSFVKVNETLYYNPNSPHQAGLQAERLLQQAKEQINQALRLKNAYDIIFTSGATESNNIALKGIAYRKKDTANEIITSVLEHPSVLEVVRYLAEKEGFVLKYVNVKSNGQIDIEHLKSIMNERVGLVTCMYVNNIMGQIQPIQQIVNVLKDYPKVHFHVDAVQALGKIPLDLEGIDSLSLSGHKFNGLKGQGLLITRTAHNIEPIIHGGGQEFGVRSGTVNLPMAVSMVKAINNAVKQTDELHQKLTSYQQQIREMVQSYPGVKINSPKDAAPQIINIGFPGVKGEVLVNAFSKQDIMVSTTSACSSKRGKLNEVLLAMGISEKQIEGSIRISMGQMTTQKDIDSFKEKFEMIYEEVKELLK encoded by the coding sequence GTGATTTATTTAGATAATGCAGCGACAACCAAAGTAGATCCAAGTGTCTTGAATTCATTTGTAAAGGTAAATGAAACACTTTATTATAATCCTAATAGTCCTCATCAAGCAGGCTTACAAGCAGAAAGATTATTGCAACAAGCGAAAGAACAAATTAATCAAGCACTTAGATTAAAAAACGCTTATGATATTATTTTTACAAGTGGTGCTACAGAATCTAATAATATAGCGCTAAAAGGAATAGCTTATCGCAAAAAAGATACAGCCAATGAAATCATTACATCAGTATTAGAACATCCTTCGGTATTAGAAGTAGTAAGATATTTAGCTGAAAAAGAAGGTTTCGTATTAAAATACGTCAATGTTAAATCAAATGGTCAGATAGATATTGAACATTTGAAATCCATCATGAATGAACGGGTAGGACTTGTGACATGTATGTATGTCAATAATATTATGGGGCAAATTCAACCAATACAACAAATTGTCAATGTGCTAAAAGATTACCCTAAAGTGCATTTTCACGTAGATGCAGTTCAAGCTTTAGGTAAAATACCATTAGATTTAGAAGGTATTGATAGTTTAAGTTTAAGTGGTCATAAATTTAACGGTTTAAAAGGACAAGGACTTTTAATCACAAGAACAGCACATAATATCGAACCCATTATACATGGTGGAGGACAAGAATTTGGTGTGCGCAGTGGTACAGTTAATTTACCTATGGCAGTATCTATGGTAAAAGCTATTAATAATGCAGTGAAACAGACGGATGAATTGCATCAGAAGTTGACGTCTTACCAACAACAAATTAGAGAGATGGTTCAATCTTATCCTGGTGTTAAAATAAACTCACCTAAAGATGCTGCTCCACAAATCATCAATATAGGATTTCCTGGCGTCAAAGGTGAAGTGTTAGTCAATGCATTCTCTAAACAAGATATTATGGTATCAACTACGAGCGCGTGCTCTTCAAAAAGAGGTAAGCTCAATGAAGTATTACTTGCAATGGGTATTTCAGAAAAACAAATTGAAGGAAGTATTAGGATATCAATGGGGCAAATGACTACACAAAAAGATATCGATAGCTTTAAAGAAAAATTTGAAATGATATATGAAGAAGTGAAGGAGTTGTTGAAGTAA
- the ezrA gene encoding septation ring formation regulator EzrA codes for MVLYIILAIIVIILIAVGIMFYLRSNKRQLVEKAEERKLDIEKLPFDQNIKKLSSLNLKGETKTKYDAMKKDNLENTNQYLAPVEEKIHNAEELLDKFNFSGAQAEIDDAHELMDQYEASYNNQVSQVDEIVALHKDNESLYEKCKVDHREMKRDILANRHQYGEAAGPLESEIENFEPKLSQYEVLKADGNYVQAHNHISALHEEMQQLKEYMEEIPELIREAQKELPGQFQDLKYGCRDLKVEGYDLDHVKVDGTVQSLKTELSFVEPMISRLELNEANDKLEYINDKLDEMYDLIEHEVKAKNEVEETKDVITDDLFKAKDMNYTLKTEIEYVRENYYINESDVQSVRQFENEIQNLISVYDEILKEMSKSAVRYSEVQDNLQYLEDHVSVINEKQDKLQNHLIQLREDEAEAEDNLLRVQSKKEEVYRRLLASNLTSVPERFIIMKNEIDYEVREVDEQFSQRPIHVKQLKDKVAKIVIQMNTFEDEANDVLINAVYAEKLIQYGNRYRKDHQSVDKSLNEAERLFKNNRYKRSIEISEQALESVEPGITKHIEEQVIKS; via the coding sequence ATGGTGTTATATATCATTTTAGCAATAATAGTTATAATATTGATTGCTGTGGGTATCATGTTCTATTTGCGATCGAATAAACGACAGCTCGTTGAAAAAGCTGAAGAACGTAAATTAGATATTGAAAAATTACCTTTTGATCAAAATATTAAAAAATTATCTAGTTTAAACCTAAAAGGTGAAACTAAAACGAAGTACGATGCAATGAAGAAAGACAACTTAGAAAATACTAATCAATACTTAGCTCCTGTTGAGGAAAAAATTCACAATGCCGAAGAACTTTTAGATAAGTTTAACTTTTCAGGTGCTCAAGCGGAAATTGATGATGCACATGAATTAATGGATCAATATGAAGCAAGTTATAATAATCAAGTTTCACAAGTTGATGAAATAGTTGCATTACATAAAGATAACGAATCATTATATGAAAAATGCAAAGTAGATCACCGCGAAATGAAGCGAGATATTTTAGCTAATCGTCACCAATACGGTGAAGCTGCTGGTCCATTAGAATCAGAAATTGAAAACTTTGAACCAAAGTTATCTCAATATGAAGTTTTAAAAGCAGACGGCAATTATGTTCAGGCGCATAACCATATTTCAGCGTTACATGAAGAAATGCAACAATTAAAAGAATATATGGAAGAAATTCCAGAATTAATTCGTGAAGCTCAAAAAGAACTTCCTGGTCAATTCCAAGATTTAAAATATGGTTGTAGAGATTTAAAAGTTGAAGGCTATGATTTAGATCATGTTAAAGTGGATGGCACTGTTCAAAGCCTTAAAACAGAATTGAGTTTCGTAGAACCAATGATTAGTAGATTGGAATTAAATGAAGCGAACGACAAACTTGAATATATCAATGATAAGTTAGATGAAATGTATGACTTAATCGAGCATGAAGTTAAGGCAAAGAATGAAGTTGAAGAAACTAAAGATGTTATCACCGATGACTTATTCAAAGCCAAAGATATGAATTATACATTAAAAACAGAAATTGAATATGTTCGTGAGAATTACTATATTAATGAATCAGATGTTCAAAGCGTCAGACAATTTGAAAATGAAATTCAAAATCTAATCTCAGTATACGATGAAATTCTTAAAGAAATGTCTAAATCCGCTGTTAGATACAGTGAAGTACAAGATAATTTACAATATTTAGAAGATCATGTAAGTGTGATTAATGAAAAGCAAGATAAATTACAAAACCATTTAATCCAATTACGTGAAGATGAAGCGGAAGCTGAAGATAACTTACTACGCGTACAATCTAAAAAAGAAGAGGTTTATCGACGCTTATTGGCTTCAAACTTAACAAGTGTGCCAGAACGCTTCATTATTATGAAGAATGAAATCGATTATGAGGTGCGTGAAGTTGATGAACAATTTAGTCAAAGACCAATTCACGTCAAACAATTAAAAGATAAAGTTGCTAAAATCGTCATTCAAATGAATACATTTGAAGATGAGGCGAACGATGTATTAATTAATGCAGTTTATGCTGAAAAATTAATTCAATATGGTAACAGATATCGTAAAGATCACCAAAGTGTTGATAAAAGCTTAAATGAAGCAGAACGTTTATTTAAAAACAATCGTTATAAGCGTTCTATTGAAATTTCAGAACAAGCACTTGAAAGTGTAGAACCCGGAATTACGAAACATATTGAAGAGCAAGTAATTAAATCATAA
- a CDS encoding sulfite exporter TauE/SafE family protein — protein sequence MDWDIYVILIIVLFGFLASFIDSVVGGGGLISTPALLAIGLPPAVALGTNKLASSFGTLTSTIKFIRSGNVDLKIVSKLFPFVLIASSGGAYLATILPAHLLKPLIIVALSLVFIYTLVKKDWGSIRTFTTFTPMKAVMFFTAYLIIGFYDGFIGGGTGSFMLFVLLMFGFDFLSAAGNAKVLNFASNVGALILFMILGQVDYFYGLIMAVSMIIGSYVGAQFAISKGVGYVKLLFITVTAVLILKNAYDYLLPIFIN from the coding sequence ATGGATTGGGATATATATGTCATATTGATTATTGTTTTGTTTGGATTTTTAGCATCATTTATAGATTCAGTCGTTGGTGGTGGAGGATTAATTTCTACTCCAGCACTACTAGCAATAGGTCTCCCACCTGCTGTTGCATTGGGAACAAATAAATTAGCAAGTTCATTTGGGACGCTGACAAGTACTATCAAGTTTATTAGATCAGGTAATGTTGATTTAAAAATAGTGTCAAAATTGTTTCCATTTGTCCTAATAGCATCTTCAGGTGGTGCTTATTTAGCAACAATCCTACCTGCACACCTTTTAAAACCATTAATTATAGTTGCGTTGTCATTAGTATTTATTTATACGTTAGTTAAAAAAGATTGGGGTTCAATAAGAACATTCACCACCTTCACACCAATGAAAGCCGTGATGTTTTTCACAGCATATCTTATTATCGGTTTCTATGATGGGTTTATAGGCGGTGGTACAGGATCATTTATGTTATTTGTATTACTCATGTTTGGTTTTGATTTTTTAAGTGCAGCAGGCAATGCTAAAGTGCTTAATTTTGCATCCAATGTAGGGGCTTTAATACTATTTATGATATTAGGACAAGTTGATTATTTTTATGGACTAATTATGGCAGTCAGCATGATTATTGGTTCATACGTTGGTGCACAATTTGCTATAAGCAAAGGTGTAGGGTATGTTAAATTGCTATTTATAACAGTCACTGCAGTATTGATATTGAAAAATGCATATGACTACTTATTACCTATTTTCATAAATTAA
- a CDS encoding glycerophosphodiester phosphodiesterase — MSNERSNQSYQLIAHRGLPQDYPENTLIGYQHALALPIDMLEIDLHFTKDKQLVVIHDDTIDRTSNGKGKVKDYTLEELKKFDFGSYHDKRFKDEQIPTFDEVLDIHSKSSKKLLIEIKKPSQYPGIEKMIVDKLKDYHVPSSKVILQSFDFESINKLAQMNVPYELGVLISKKKYWYKSPDFKAIAEIANYINPNYSIVNKHFMEKAHVEHLKVMPYTVNDSKEARKLIDLHVDGIITDIPDRL, encoded by the coding sequence ATGTCGAATGAACGTTCAAATCAATCATATCAGTTAATAGCTCATCGTGGATTACCACAAGACTATCCTGAAAATACATTAATAGGGTACCAACACGCGTTAGCATTACCCATTGATATGTTAGAAATTGACTTACATTTTACAAAGGACAAACAACTAGTTGTCATTCATGATGATACGATTGATCGTACATCTAATGGAAAGGGTAAAGTTAAAGATTATACATTAGAAGAATTAAAAAAATTTGATTTTGGTTCTTATCATGATAAGCGTTTTAAAGATGAACAAATCCCAACATTCGATGAAGTATTAGACATACATTCTAAAAGTTCTAAAAAGTTGCTAATTGAAATTAAAAAGCCTAGCCAATACCCTGGAATTGAAAAAATGATTGTAGATAAACTTAAAGATTATCATGTTCCATCGTCTAAAGTTATATTACAATCTTTTGATTTTGAAAGTATAAATAAATTAGCACAAATGAATGTTCCATATGAACTAGGTGTATTAATTAGTAAGAAAAAATATTGGTATAAATCACCTGATTTTAAAGCAATTGCAGAAATTGCTAACTATATTAATCCTAATTACAGCATTGTTAATAAACATTTTATGGAAAAAGCACATGTTGAACATTTAAAAGTGATGCCATATACTGTCAATGATTCTAAAGAAGCAAGGAAACTCATAGATTTACATGTTGATGGCATTATTACGGATATACCTGATAGGTTATAA
- a CDS encoding universal stress protein, with protein MITYKNILIAVDGSHEAEWAFNKAVGVAKRNDAKLTIVNVIDSRTYSSYEVYDAQFTEKSKHFSEELLNGYKEVATNAGVTNVETRLEFGSPKAIIPKKIAPEVGADLIMSGTSGLNAVERFIVGSVSEAIVRHAPCDVLVVRTEEMPNDFQPQVATPQLRERYSN; from the coding sequence ATGATTACTTACAAAAATATTTTAATCGCAGTCGACGGTTCACACGAAGCAGAATGGGCATTTAATAAAGCAGTTGGCGTAGCAAAACGTAACGATGCTAAACTAACAATTGTGAATGTCATTGATTCAAGAACTTATTCTTCTTATGAGGTATATGATGCTCAATTTACTGAAAAATCAAAACACTTCTCTGAAGAGTTATTAAATGGTTATAAAGAAGTTGCTACAAATGCTGGTGTTACAAACGTTGAAACACGTTTAGAATTTGGTTCACCAAAAGCAATTATCCCTAAAAAAATCGCACCTGAAGTTGGTGCAGACTTAATTATGAGTGGTACGTCAGGTCTTAATGCCGTTGAGCGTTTTATCGTAGGCTCTGTTTCTGAAGCCATCGTTAGACACGCACCATGTGACGTACTAGTAGTAAGAACTGAAGAAATGCCAAATGATTTCCAACCTCAAGTTGCTACACCACAATTACGTGAAAGATATTCAAATTAA
- a CDS encoding OsmC family protein — MVQHDFKVQTTWQGGRNEVGEVIGDVINEQISIPSSLEGTGIGTNPDELLVSAASSCYIISLAATLERAGYKDISITQQSIGNAVFENAKFKMTSITHYPEIKVADNDKDNLEKRLPKLLKIADNNCMISNSIKNNVIVKIEPTVK; from the coding sequence ATGGTTCAACATGACTTTAAAGTTCAAACCACTTGGCAAGGTGGTAGAAATGAAGTAGGAGAAGTTATTGGTGATGTGATTAATGAACAAATTTCTATTCCTTCGTCTTTGGAAGGTACTGGTATAGGTACTAATCCTGATGAACTGTTAGTTAGTGCAGCATCATCTTGCTATATTATTTCCTTGGCAGCAACACTTGAAAGAGCTGGTTATAAAGACATTTCAATTACACAGCAATCCATCGGCAATGCTGTATTTGAAAATGCAAAATTCAAAATGACATCCATCACACATTATCCAGAAATCAAAGTGGCAGACAATGATAAAGACAATTTAGAAAAACGATTACCAAAATTATTGAAAATTGCTGATAATAATTGCATGATTTCTAACTCAATTAAAAACAATGTTATCGTCAAGATAGAACCAACTGTAAAATAA
- a CDS encoding class I SAM-dependent methyltransferase has translation MAEENTIMERLFHHLDEKAKTLNQENGQSFIENLGLAMEDIYTNQREMLEQATLQDRRKAFQFAYLSLMQEENIQANHQITPDSIGLILGFLVQRFTQDKEELHVVDIASGAGHLSAAVKEVLTETTIMHHLIEVDPVLSRVSVHLANYLEIPFDVYPQDAIMPLPLEESDIVIGDLPIGYYPVDERSKEMKLGFEEGHSYSHYLLIEQAVNALKGAGYAFLVVPSELFSGEHVKQLEKFITTETEMQAFLNLPPTLFKNEKARKSILILQKKKAEVTKPVEVFLANIPDFKNPQQFQGFITELNQWMDTNHTKK, from the coding sequence ATGGCAGAAGAAAATACGATTATGGAAAGATTATTCCATCATTTAGATGAAAAAGCGAAGACTTTAAACCAAGAAAATGGGCAAAGTTTTATAGAAAATCTAGGACTAGCGATGGAAGATATCTATACTAATCAACGAGAAATGTTAGAACAAGCTACACTTCAAGATAGAAGAAAGGCATTCCAATTTGCATATTTAAGTTTAATGCAAGAGGAAAATATACAGGCTAATCATCAAATTACACCAGATTCAATCGGTTTGATTTTAGGATTTTTAGTACAACGATTTACACAAGATAAAGAAGAGTTGCATGTTGTTGATATTGCAAGTGGTGCAGGCCATTTAAGTGCTGCTGTTAAGGAAGTATTAACTGAGACGACTATTATGCATCATCTTATTGAAGTAGATCCAGTGCTTTCTAGAGTGAGCGTCCATCTTGCAAATTATTTGGAAATACCTTTTGATGTATATCCACAAGATGCAATTATGCCACTACCATTAGAAGAATCTGATATTGTCATTGGTGATTTACCGATTGGCTATTATCCAGTAGACGAACGTAGTAAAGAAATGAAATTAGGTTTCGAAGAGGGGCATAGTTACTCCCATTACTTACTAATTGAACAAGCTGTTAATGCATTAAAAGGGGCAGGATATGCATTTTTAGTTGTTCCTAGTGAGTTGTTCTCAGGAGAACATGTGAAACAGTTAGAAAAATTCATTACTACAGAAACAGAAATGCAAGCATTTTTAAATCTACCACCTACGTTATTTAAAAATGAAAAAGCACGAAAATCTATACTTATATTACAGAAGAAAAAAGCAGAAGTAACAAAACCAGTTGAAGTGTTCTTAGCGAATATACCTGATTTTAAAAATCCACAACAATTCCAAGGTTTTATTACTGAATTAAATCAATGGATGGACACAAATCATACAAAAAAATAA